AGGGAATGGGGAATGGAATTCTGCCCCCTAAATCCCCCAATACTGGGGGACTTTTGTGCTTCTCCCCCCAAACTTGGGGGGCAGGGGGGGGCTTACACCGTTAGATTTTGCCCCCTAAATACCCCAATGCTGGGGGACTTTTATATTTCTCCCCCCAAACTTGGGGGGCAGAGGGGGCTTACACCGTTAGATTTTGCCCCCTAAATCCCCCAATACTGGGGGACTTTTATATTTCTCCCCCCAAACTTGGGGGGTAGGGGGGACTAACTTTAATAATTAATGTTCCATAAATTGACTGATTTGGGAGGAGATAAAGGGTAAAATCTCTCTATTTTGGCTATTTTCTATGCCTTCGGTGAACACTGTTAAATGGTAAGCCTTCCCGTTACTTTTTTCAATGTAGGCGCTGTCAAGTCTTACTTTTGATGTCCATCCTGCTTTTGACCAAAGGCGATCGCCTGTACTCAATGCCTCACCCAGAAAGCCATTCACTTGATTTTCTTCTTCATTAGGGGCGAGGACTTTTTGCTTTACATCTCTTTGCAATAAAGCCATCATTTCTTGGGATGCTTCGGGGGATACAGCTACACCTCCCACGATACTATGAAATAATCGGGCGATCGCACTGGTGGTTAAACGATTACGATTTTCAAAATTTTCCCCTAAATACATTCTTTCCCTACCGTAGGGGCCCTCTGCCCAAGTTTTTTGATTAACATTGATAGTTTTTAATTCTTCCCACCCCAAAGACTGATAATAACGGTTGACGATATTACGCTGGTATGACCATGTTTGAAAAGGGGCGATCGCCAATTCAGGCCCCGATGTGGTACCCGTCAGGGTATCTAACACCAAGCTAGTGGCATCATTACTCGATTCGATAATCATATCCCTAATGGCCCTCTCCAATTCTGAGGTAGATTCCACCATCCCTGTTTTTATCCAATCCTTAATGGCAACCAGATAAAAAAGTTTGACCACACTAGCAGGATAAATATTTTCATTCCCCCGATAACTGTAACCCCGAATGGGGTGTTTCCAAAACTCATCCACCGACAAAGCGCCCCCAGTATTAACAATAATCGGCTCATCATATACCAACCAAGTCAAAGCCACTTGATTTTTTGCTAAGGAGGAAAATCTTTGCCAAGTATTATTTAAAATTTCTTCCCCCACTTTTTGGAGAGATTCATCAGGGATAAAAAAAGCCATAAATCAATGATCGTTAAGATTTGCTAGTTATTTTATCTTATAACTTGCTTTTTGCCCCTTGCCTTCCCCTATGAGTAAATTTTGGGACAGACAGCAAAATGTGAGTATAATATAACCTGAGTTAATAATAAAATTTATAATATTCTAAAAGTGTCAGGTATCGAGTGTTCGTGGAGGCAACGGGTTTAAAGCCTTTGTTAAAAATTTAGAAAAACTGTATGTTAATTAATTTTCTGGTATTCAGTTCCATAAAGGAATTAACAAAGGTTGGTCATATTTTAAACCTGCAACCTGCAACCAGAAGCCTGAAACCTAATCATAATGTGAAACGAATCTTTTTCCTTCCTGCACTGATGGCACTAACCATTACAGGTTGTAGCAATTATCCCCGCACCCTCAATTTTCCCTTTGACAATGGTGGCAGGGGTTTAAATAGTCGTAGCTCAGAGTTAAACCCTTATATAGCAGGAAATTTTATCACATTCACCTCCGATCGCAACGGTTCTCAAGATATTTATTTGTTTGATGCTAGAAACCGCCGCTTAATTGATTTACCGGGGTTAAATGCCTTTGATGAAATTGCCACCAATCCCACCATCTCCGAAGATGGTAGATATTTGGTGTTTATGGTAGTCAAACAAGGACAATCGGGATTGTATTTATATGATCGCACCACCCAACAAAAAAGGGTTTTAATTCCTCAAAACAATAGGGAAATCAGAAACCCCATGATTAGTAGTAACGGAGAAAGAATTGTTTTTGAAACTGCCAATAATGGACAGTGGGATATTGTGGTGACAGACATTAGAGGCAATCCCATCAACAATTAACCTCATTTCGGGATAATAGTTGTTCATTGCTCACCTTGGCTCTATACAATGAAAAAGATAGTGATCGTTTCTTTAAAAACACCTTGAATTTTCCATGAGCAACGCGCCAAATAATAACAGCCAATCTGAACTAACAAAATCCTCATCATTGACGGCTATTAATAACCAAGAAAAAACGGTTTCTGTACCTCCCCCCATTCCCCCAAAGCGTTTAAGCCATGTAAAAAAGCCAAAAACTTCTTTTTCTCTAAATATCATCATTTTCCTTGCCCTTTCGTTGGTGGGGATTTACACTCATCTTCCTTGGTTGGGGGCAACCTGTGCCACCGTTGCTTTTATTTTAGCTGTGCGACAAACAGCCCCTTTTATCCGAGAATGGATCGGTTTTTTCCTCACTCCAGAGGAAAGAAGGGCTTTAATTGGTTCTTTGGGTTTGGTAATTTCTCTCTTTATCCTCGCCAAATATGTGGGGGTATATCGCCGTATCAATGTATGGTTAACCCAGTTTAAATATGATGAATTTGGTTCTTGGGCTGAATGGGTAGGGGCTTTGGGGCAAATCTCCATTGCTGTTTTGGCGGTATATGTGGCTTGGCAACAGTATGTAATTTCCAAAGATTTAACTATCCAACAAAATCGCATCACCCAACAACAAACCATTGATACTTATTTTCAGGGTATCTCAGATTTGGTGCTAGGCCCTGACGGACTTTTGGAGGATTGGCCCCAAGAAAGGGCGATCGCAGAGGGGCGCACGGCGGCTATTCTTAGTAGTGTTGATCCTCCGGGGAAAGCCAAGATTTTGCGTTTTTTATCCAGATCTCGTTTGATCACCCCTCTAAAGCGTGATAGTCACCTAGGGAGAGTGATTTTGGACGGCGCTGGAGGCTATGCAGAAGATCGTGAACATGGCATGAGGGTAATTAATTTGGGAGTAGTGTTGGCTGGTAATAATTTGATGGGGCAGGATTTACGCTGGATTGATTTAAGTGATGCCAATATGATTAAGTCTAATTTATCTCGTTGTGATTTGAGTAAGGCGAATTTATCACGCACGATATTGGTAGAGGCTACTTTGCAGGGAGCAGATTTGAAAAGGACTATTTTGTTTTATGGTAATTATCAAACAGCGACACCGCGCGATCGCACCCACGAGCCTAATTACGAAACGGGAGAATATACAGGGGCGGTGGTAGAAAAAGCTGATTTGACAGGGGTAAAAAACCTCACTGAAGAAAATCGTTACTATTGTTGTTGTTGGGGGGGAGAATATACCCGCTCAACTATCCCAGGAGGATGTCAGGGGATTCCTAACAAATTAGAAAACAATTGACAATGGACAATGGACAATGGACAATTAGATGGATTTTAGGTAAAAAAATTCTTAGAAAAAATAATTATTTATAATGACTAATCAATATTCTATAACTCTCCTCCCCGGTGATGGCATTGGCCCTGAAATTATGGACGTTACCGTTAAGGTATTGGAGACAGTAGGTAAACAGTGCGATATTAAATTTAACTTTCAAACCGCTTTAATTGGTGGCGCTGCCATTGATGCTAAGGGTGTGCCTTTACCCCCCGAAACCGTAGAAACTTGCCTCAAAAGTGACTCTGTATTATTAGCGGCCATTGGGGGTTATAAGTGGGATAATCTTCCCCGTGAGTTGCGCCCTGAAACTGGTTTGTTAGGCATTCGGGCGGCTTTAGGATTGTTTGCCAATTTACGCCCTGCTACCATTCTTCCCCAGTTAATAGATGCTTCTAGTCTCAAAAAAGAAGTGGTAGAAGGGGTAGATATTATGGTGGTTAGGGAGTTGACAGGGGGTATTTATTTTGGTCAACCCAAGGGCATTTTTACCTCGGAAACTGGGGAACAACGGGGCGTAAATACCATGGCTTATACGGTGTCTGAAATTGATCGCATTGCCAGGGTTGCTTTTGAGACTGCCCAAAAACGTCAAAAAAGGCTCTGCTCGGTGGATAAGGCGAATGTTTTGGATGTATCTCAATTATGGCGCGATCGCCTCATAAAAATGTCTGAGGAATATCCTGATGTGGAATTAACCCATATGTATGTGGATAATGCTGCCATGCAGTTGGTACGCAATCCCAAACAGTTTGATACCATCGTCACAGGTAATTTATTCGGTGATATTCTTTCCGATGCCGCCGCCATGCTGACGGGTAGTATTGGTATGTTACCTTCTGCTAGTTTGGGAGCAAATCGCCCGGGGTTATTTGAGCCTGTCCACGGTTCAGCGCCTGACATTGCAGGGCAAGATAAAGCCAATCCCTTGGCACAGGTATTAAGTGCGGCGATGATGTTGCGTTATGGTTTAAATGAACCTGAAGCGGCTACTAAAATCGAGGAAGCGGTATTAAAGGTATTAGATTTGGGTTATCGCACTGGGGATATTATGTCCGAAGGTGCTAAGGCTGTGGGTTGTCAGGAAATGGGTAAGGTTTTATTAGAAGTGCTGGAAGGTAATTAATTTTCCTTCCTTGAATCTCCCAATCCCTCTATATGGTGTCTTCCATTGAAAGGGGAAAAAGGAGATTTTTTTTCTCTAAAATATTAGAGCAGTCCTAAATGAGTCATGGGAAATTGATCCCCCCTAACCCCCCTTAAAAAGGGGGGAATCAGCTTTATAATTCTCACAAATAATTTAGGATCGCTATATTACCATTGCCTATTCCCTATTCCCCTACTTGATAGTAATACCAAATCCGATTTAGGTAATATACCTATGAAGCAACTTAAAATAGAGATGATTTAGCCTATCAATCTACCACTATAAACCTTGAAAAACTGTTCCCCGTTCCCTATTCCCTGTTCCCCGCCCTAATTAGTATATTATTAGAATAGGATTTAGTATAAAATATGATATTCACCACTCCCCATGACTATCCGTGAATCTACCTCAATTTAACGATATTTGGCAAAAAACTACCAATTGGCAACCAAATCCAGATCAGCAATTATTATTTGACCAGTTATACAACAAAATTCTGGAAACAAATAAGTATCTTAATTTAACTCGTATTACAACCCCAGAGGAGTTTTGGGAAAAAAATTTATGGGATTCTTTAGCTCCTTTGATGGCTTATGATTTAAACCACCAAAAAGTTATTGACATTGGCACAGGGGGCGGTTTTCCCGGAGTCCCAGGGGCGATCGCCTTTCCCCTTGCTCAATTTACTTTGATGGATTCCACCACCAAAAAAATTAATTTTATAAATCAATTAGCCCAAGATTTAAACCTAACAAATATCACTACATTAGTTGATAGAGTAGAAAAAATAGGACAAGACAAAAACTATAGAAACCAGTTTGATTTTGCCCTAATCAGAGCCGTTGCCGAAACCTCGGTATGTTTAGAGTACACTTTGCCCTTATTAAAACAAGGGGGCATAGCAATTTTATATCGAGGAAATTGGACGGAAGAAGAGGAAGAAAATAGTCAAAAAATAGCCAAATTATTGGGAGGAAATATCGAAAAAATCATCAATCAAAATACTCCTCTTAATGACAATATTCGCCATTGCATTTATGTAAAAAAAACAGGTAATACCCCAAAACAATATCCCCGTGAAGTAGGTAAACCTGTTAAACAACCATTATCGTAAAAATCCCTCACATTAGGCTTTGGTCATTAAATACTGTCCATTGCCTAAAACTTCTCCATTACAAGCATCAAAATAGGCGATACACCACATCAAGTATAAACGCCACATTCTGCGAAAACGATTATATTCCATACCATAGTCAAGGGTTTTCAGATATTCTTGGTTATCATCAAAGTTACGTAACCATGCTGTTAATGTTTGAGAATAATTTGAGCCATTCATAAACCATTTATTAACAGTTTTCAGATTTTGATTATACAAAGGTACATTTTCATAACCCCAAACCCTAAACCGTGGGAAAATGTATTTTTCCAAAAAGACACTAGATGCACTATGAGGGAATTTAATGGTAATAATATGTAGGAAAAATTGACCTTTATCTTTGAGGAGGGATGAGACTTTTTTAAAGCTATTGGTGAGATTTCCTACGTGTTCAAATACTCCAAGGCTGATGATTTTATCAAACTTTTGCTCAAAATTAATGGTATTAAAATCACCTTCAACTAAGGTAAAGTGATCGGAACTAAAATAACTTTGAGCATCTTTTATTTTAGTGCGAATATATTGACAATGTTGTTTACTTAAATTTAATCCTGTTACTTGAGAGTTAGGAAACTTAGAAAGAATGTAATGTAAGGCGCTACCAAAACCACAGCCTATATCTAAGATATGATCTCCATCTTTTATATCAGCTTTGATAATAAGATCATCTAACATATCTATTTGTGCCTGTTCGAGATTTGTTGCTCCTTTTTCCCATAATGCCATGGTGTATTTAGGATACATTAAGGTACTTTCTCCCAACATAGTTGTAAATAACTCTTTGGGCAGATTATACTGTTTTTCCATTAATTCATCAGAACTTTCGGCTAAATATTCGCTTTCTTTTAATAACCATTCATAGGCAATTAATAAGAAAGGATATTTTTGATAACATATAGGAAGAATTGTGTTTAAAGTTGATTTGAGCAAAAAATCAGGCAATTCTAATCCATTAATATAACTCTCACACCCTCTCATTTGGATGGAGTTAAACAATTCAATGAAAAATTTATGTTGATGGTAATCAGTTTCGTTGAATTCTGGAGAAACAAATTTATTGTTTATGTCGATAGTAGAAGTCATAAAAAACACCTCCTAGAAATCGGAAAATAACTATTTGTCGTTACTCAGAATATAGAGATAATTATTAAATATCAAATTAACTCTATGGATTTATATATTGATTTTTGTCACCAAAAATGCTTCAAGTATGTATGTAATAAAGTGAAATATGTAAGGTAAATTAATCTTTTACAATACCCATTATTTTATGGGGATTATAAGCTATTTAGAAGTATTAAGATTTATAAATTCAGAGGTTTATAATGTAAGCCGATTCTAACAAAAATTTTTAGAAAAAATCTAAAATAAATCTAAATTTTTTCTCAAAAAATGATGCCATGGACAATGATGAAATAACCTGAGTTCCAATAAAATTTTCAAGGGAGGAGTTAAGATAGTAGGAACGTAGCATAATACGTCCATACAGACATTAGGTTACTATGTCGAATATTTTGGGTTATAACAACAGTATTCTTACCCCGAGGAAAACGAGAATAACACCCCCAATCATCTCCGCTTGTTTCTCAAATAAATGTCCGAATTTACCTCCCAAAATTACCCCTGCAAAAGACAGAGTAAAGGTTATAATTCCCACCGCAATTAAAAG
The sequence above is a segment of the Cyanobacterium stanieri PCC 7202 genome. Coding sequences within it:
- a CDS encoding hypothetical protein (KEGG: cyh:Cyan8802_4482 hypothetical protein~SPTR: Putative uncharacterized protein); this translates as MAFFIPDESLQKVGEEILNNTWQRFSSLAKNQVALTWLVYDEPIIVNTGGALSVDEFWKHPIRGYSYRGNENIYPASVVKLFYLVAIKDWIKTGMVESTSELERAIRDMIIESSNDATSLVLDTLTGTTSGPELAIAPFQTWSYQRNIVNRYYQSLGWEELKTINVNQKTWAEGPYGRERMYLGENFENRNRLTTSAIARLFHSIVGGVAVSPEASQEMMALLQRDVKQKVLAPNEEENQVNGFLGEALSTGDRLWSKAGWTSKVRLDSAYIEKSNGKAYHLTVFTEGIENSQNREILPFISSQISQFMEH
- a CDS encoding WD-40 repeat-containing protein (PFAM: WD40-like Beta Propeller Repeat~COGs: COG0823 Periplasmic component of the Tol biopolymer transport system~InterPro IPR011659~KEGG: cyh:Cyan8802_3347 periplasmic component of the Tol biopolymer transport system-like protein~SPTR: Periplasmic component of the Tol biopolymer transport system-like protein), translating into MLINFLVFSSIKELTKVGHILNLQPATRSLKPNHNVKRIFFLPALMALTITGCSNYPRTLNFPFDNGGRGLNSRSSELNPYIAGNFITFTSDRNGSQDIYLFDARNRRLIDLPGLNAFDEIATNPTISEDGRYLVFMVVKQGQSGLYLYDRTTQQKRVLIPQNNREIRNPMISSNGERIVFETANNGQWDIVVTDIRGNPINN
- a CDS encoding pentapeptide repeat protein (PFAM: Pentapeptide repeats (8 copies)~COGs: COG1357 Uncharacterized low-complexity protein~InterPro IPR001646~KEGG: cyc:PCC7424_4514 pentapeptide repeat protein~PFAM: pentapeptide repeat protein~SPTR: Pentapeptide repeat protein), which gives rise to MSNAPNNNSQSELTKSSSLTAINNQEKTVSVPPPIPPKRLSHVKKPKTSFSLNIIIFLALSLVGIYTHLPWLGATCATVAFILAVRQTAPFIREWIGFFLTPEERRALIGSLGLVISLFILAKYVGVYRRINVWLTQFKYDEFGSWAEWVGALGQISIAVLAVYVAWQQYVISKDLTIQQNRITQQQTIDTYFQGISDLVLGPDGLLEDWPQERAIAEGRTAAILSSVDPPGKAKILRFLSRSRLITPLKRDSHLGRVILDGAGGYAEDREHGMRVINLGVVLAGNNLMGQDLRWIDLSDANMIKSNLSRCDLSKANLSRTILVEATLQGADLKRTILFYGNYQTATPRDRTHEPNYETGEYTGAVVEKADLTGVKNLTEENRYYCCCWGGEYTRSTIPGGCQGIPNKLENN
- a CDS encoding 3-isopropylmalate dehydrogenase (PFAM: Isocitrate/isopropylmalate dehydrogenase~TIGRFAM: 3-isopropylmalate dehydrogenase~COGs: COG0473 Isocitrate/isopropylmalate dehydrogenase~InterPro IPR004429:IPR019818:IPR001804~KEGG: cyc:PCC7424_4657 3-isopropylmalate dehydrogenase~PFAM: isocitrate/isopropylmalate dehydrogenase~PRIAM: 3-isopropylmalate dehydrogenase~SPTR: 3-isopropylmalate dehydrogenase;~TIGRFAM: 3-isopropylmalate dehydrogenase), with product MTNQYSITLLPGDGIGPEIMDVTVKVLETVGKQCDIKFNFQTALIGGAAIDAKGVPLPPETVETCLKSDSVLLAAIGGYKWDNLPRELRPETGLLGIRAALGLFANLRPATILPQLIDASSLKKEVVEGVDIMVVRELTGGIYFGQPKGIFTSETGEQRGVNTMAYTVSEIDRIARVAFETAQKRQKRLCSVDKANVLDVSQLWRDRLIKMSEEYPDVELTHMYVDNAAMQLVRNPKQFDTIVTGNLFGDILSDAAAMLTGSIGMLPSASLGANRPGLFEPVHGSAPDIAGQDKANPLAQVLSAAMMLRYGLNEPEAATKIEEAVLKVLDLGYRTGDIMSEGAKAVGCQEMGKVLLEVLEGN
- a CDS encoding 16S rRNA m(7)G-527 methyltransferase (PFAM: rRNA small subunit methyltransferase G~TIGRFAM: 16S rRNA (guanine(527)-N(7))-methyltransferase GidB~COGs: COG0357 S-adenosylmethionine-dependent methyltransferase involved in cell division~InterPro IPR003682~KEGG: cyh:Cyan8802_2128 methyltransferase GidB~PFAM: glucose inhibited division protein~SPTR: Ribosomal RNA small subunit methyltransferase G;~TIGRFAM: methyltransferase GidB); translated protein: MNLPQFNDIWQKTTNWQPNPDQQLLFDQLYNKILETNKYLNLTRITTPEEFWEKNLWDSLAPLMAYDLNHQKVIDIGTGGGFPGVPGAIAFPLAQFTLMDSTTKKINFINQLAQDLNLTNITTLVDRVEKIGQDKNYRNQFDFALIRAVAETSVCLEYTLPLLKQGGIAILYRGNWTEEEEENSQKIAKLLGGNIEKIINQNTPLNDNIRHCIYVKKTGNTPKQYPREVGKPVKQPLS
- a CDS encoding Methyltransferase type 12 (PFAM: Cyclopropane-fatty-acyl-phospholipid synthase~COGs: COG2230 Cyclopropane fatty acid synthase and related methyltransferase~InterPro IPR013217~KEGG: npu:Npun_R6562 cyclopropane-fatty-acyl-phospholipid synthase~PFAM: Methyltransferase type 12~SPTR: Cyclopropane-fatty-acyl-phospholipid synthase) yields the protein MTSTIDINNKFVSPEFNETDYHQHKFFIELFNSIQMRGCESYINGLELPDFLLKSTLNTILPICYQKYPFLLIAYEWLLKESEYLAESSDELMEKQYNLPKELFTTMLGESTLMYPKYTMALWEKGATNLEQAQIDMLDDLIIKADIKDGDHILDIGCGFGSALHYILSKFPNSQVTGLNLSKQHCQYIRTKIKDAQSYFSSDHFTLVEGDFNTINFEQKFDKIISLGVFEHVGNLTNSFKKVSSLLKDKGQFFLHIITIKFPHSASSVFLEKYIFPRFRVWGYENVPLYNQNLKTVNKWFMNGSNYSQTLTAWLRNFDDNQEYLKTLDYGMEYNRFRRMWRLYLMWCIAYFDACNGEVLGNGQYLMTKA